ATCGCCTCTCTTCTACATAACCTGCATGACGGTCCTACATATCTTGACAATGCTCTCCTCCTTAAACTCTTCTTCTTTTAGGTGGCCTGCACCCGTTGTGTGGTATTGGTGTTATATCTCTTATAAGATGGATCTTGAGCCCTGCGCTCTGGAGAGCTCTCAGTGCTGCTTCCCTTCCTGCTCCAGGTCCTTTTATAAAAACATCAACAGTTTTCATTCCATTTTCCATTGCCTTTTTGGCAGCATTTTCAGCAGCAAGCTGAGCTGCAAAAGGTGTACTTTTTCTTGAACCCTTAAAACCCACAACACCCCCGCTTGACCAGGCGACAACATTCCCCTGAGGGTCAGTGATTGTTATAATTGTGTTGTTGAAGCTCGATTGTATATACGCCTCACCGATAGGGATATTCTTTTTTAACTTCTTTTTACCGCCCTTCTTGACCCTTGCCATCTAACCACCTCATTTTTTTCTTTTCATTGAGGTCTTTCTTGGACCCTTTCTTGTTCTCGCATTTGTTCTCGTCCTCTGACCCCTCACCGGCAATCCCTTTCTATGCCTTAAACCTCTATGACACCCTATATCCATAAGTCTCTTTATATTTATACTTACATCTTTCCTGAGATCACCCTCCACCTGGTAATTTCTCTCTATAATGTCTCTGATCTTTGCTATCTCTTCATCGGCAAGTGTATTTGTCCTTTTATTCGGATCAATACCTGCCTCGGCGATTATCCTGTTTGATAGTATTCTGCCTATACCATATATATAGGTCAGCGCTATCTCTATTCTTTTGTCCCTCGGTATATCAACACCAGCGATTCTCGCCACGTCAAGCCTCCTTAACCTTGTTTCTGTTTATGTTTGGGGTTCTCGCATATAACCCTTAATATGCCTTTTCTCTTTATGATTTTGCATTTATCACACCTCTTTTTCACAGAAGGCTTAACCTTCATAGCTACCTCCTACTTAACCCTATATATGATCCT
Above is a window of Pseudomonadota bacterium DNA encoding:
- the rpsM gene encoding 30S ribosomal protein S13, whose product is MARIAGVDIPRDKRIEIALTYIYGIGRILSNRIIAEAGIDPNKRTNTLADEEIAKIRDIIERNYQVEGDLRKDVSINIKRLMDIGCHRGLRHRKGLPVRGQRTRTNARTRKGPRKTSMKRKK
- the rpsK gene encoding 30S ribosomal protein S11, whose amino-acid sequence is MARVKKGGKKKLKKNIPIGEAYIQSSFNNTIITITDPQGNVVAWSSGGVVGFKGSRKSTPFAAQLAAENAAKKAMENGMKTVDVFIKGPGAGREAALRALQSAGLKIHLIRDITPIPHNGCRPPKRRRV
- the rpmJ gene encoding 50S ribosomal protein L36, with protein sequence MKVKPSVKKRCDKCKIIKRKGILRVICENPKHKQKQG